ATCCCGCTTACAATTCGGTTTAATCAGTATGACGCTACAGGGGAGTCGCCAAGTTGGTCAAGGCACCGGATTTTGATTCCGGCATGCGAGGGTTCGAGTCCTTCCTCCCCTGCCATCGTTATGATTGATAACTAACATTTAGCCAAGACCATGACCTCTGACGCGCTCACTATTTTTACTGGCAACGCCAATCCCGCCTTAGCCGAGGCAGTAGCCAAACAAATGAAGTTGCAGCTTGGCAAAGCCTTTGTAGGGCGCTTTTCAGATGGCGAGATTCAGGTTGAAATTCAAGAGAATGTGCGCGGCAAGAACGTTGTTGTAATCCAGTCAACCTGCGTTCCTACAAACGATAATCTGATGGAGCTGATGATCATGATTGATGCCCTGAAACGGGCCTCAGCAAACCGTATAACAGCCGTTATTCCCTATTTTGGCTATGCCAGACAGGATCGGAGGCCTCGATCGGCCCGCGTTGCTATATCGGCCCGCATTGTGGCCAATATGCTGCAATCTGTTGCTGGGGTTGAAAGGGTTCTAACCATGGATTTACATGCTGATCAGATCCAAGGGTTTTTCGATATCCCTGTAGACAATATTTATGCCTCACCGGTTCTTTTAGGAGATTTGCGGGCTAAGAATCAGGCTGATTTGACCGTGGTATCTCCCGATATTGGGGGGGTTGTTCGTGCCCGCGCCTTTGCTAAACAGCTAAGCTGCGATTTGGCCATTATTGACAAGCGCCGCCCAAAGCCAAATGTTTCTGAGGTAATGCATTTAATCGGTGAGGTCGAAAACCGTCATTGCGTCATCATGGACGACATTATTGATACCGGGGGAACCCTGTGCAAGGCTGCCGAGGTCTTGAAAGAACGGGGCGCTAAGAGCGTAACCGCCTATTGCACTCACCCTGTCTTATCCGGTGGCGCTGCCGCCAGAATCGCTAAATCTGAAATTGATGAGTTAGTGATCACTGACACCATTCCACTCAATTCAGATGCATTAGCAGTCAATAAAATCAGGCAGTTAAGTATTGCCCCCCTTCTGGCAGAAACCATTTCCCGCATCACAAAAGGTGACTCTGTGATGTCGCTTTTTGCTGACTAAGCTCTCTGTAGAGGTTCTTTTAGAGGTTTTTTAGCCCTTTCGGGCT
This genomic interval from Polynucleobacter sp. UK-FUSCHL-C3 contains the following:
- a CDS encoding ribose-phosphate pyrophosphokinase is translated as MTSDALTIFTGNANPALAEAVAKQMKLQLGKAFVGRFSDGEIQVEIQENVRGKNVVVIQSTCVPTNDNLMELMIMIDALKRASANRITAVIPYFGYARQDRRPRSARVAISARIVANMLQSVAGVERVLTMDLHADQIQGFFDIPVDNIYASPVLLGDLRAKNQADLTVVSPDIGGVVRARAFAKQLSCDLAIIDKRRPKPNVSEVMHLIGEVENRHCVIMDDIIDTGGTLCKAAEVLKERGAKSVTAYCTHPVLSGGAAARIAKSEIDELVITDTIPLNSDALAVNKIRQLSIAPLLAETISRITKGDSVMSLFAD